In Parageobacillus sp. KH3-4, the genomic window GCGACCTCCACCCTGTCAAGGTAGGGGTATTTCCAGCTGAGCTGCGGAATCATGCTATATATACCGCTATTTTTATTGAAAATTACCGTGACTTTCATCTTATTTTCTAATAGCTTGTGACCAATTTGTGACCAAAAAAACTAAACTCTTGAGCCTGTGGATGAAGGTTTCCTTTAATTGTATGCTTCAATTTTTAAATCAAAAAGACAGGGAGCTTGTACGTTACTCTCTGTCTTTGGTTTATAATTTGTCTATCCCGAAAATAAAGAAGATTTATCTTCATACTACGTTGTGTAAAGAATTTTTCATGGATGTCTCTGTTAAATTTCAATGTTGTTTTAGGCCACAGAAAAAAGACCGAAATTAGTCGGTCTTTTTTGTATGTCTTGTTCAACTATCGCCAACCGTTAGTTGAACAAGTTCATAATTAAATTAACTTCTTCACAAATAAAACTCTATCTTGATTTGGTCCATCATAATCGTATATACAGAGATTCCGTTCATTTCTTTATCTCCGTTTTTTTCGATTTCAAATCCCATTTTTGTATGAAATGCAATGGAAACTGTGTTCACTGGTGAAGTTACATAACGGACAATATTCCGACCATTCTTTTTAACAATATCAAAAAAATTCATTGTAAAGTTGTCTTCCAATACCAATCGAGACGTGGAAACTGTTACGACAACGCTTGTATGGAGTAATTTCATAGCCTAATCAAGAAAGAATGCATCTATCTGAATCGATTCCGTACGCGGAAAGAAGCAAAACAAGCGATTTTCGAATACATTGAATGCTTCTACAACCGTAAAAGAAGTCAATTCAGTCCTTGGCTATGTATCGTCATGTGAATTTGAAGCTGCATATTACGCTAACCAAAGAAAAGTAACTGCATAAATTCAGCTATTTCTCTCTGTTTAACGTGTCCGTTTTCTTGACATAACACCATTGTATTTATTTTATTTATATATAATGAAAAGTAAAGAGAGATTATAGTAATACAATTACTATAATCTCTCTTTTTGTCTCTAAACCTCGCCTCTATCGGATATTACGGTATCTTACGTTCTTCTCTCAAACCTAAAACTAAGTTCTTAAGTTCTTCAATGTTCTCTTGGAAATTATCGTGGCTCGGTCCATATTCTAGACACCTAACATTATATGTATCCTCCCAATGTTTAATTATGTGCTTTGATACCCCCTCTTTTATAACAATGTAGTGAGGAGCTGCACTACTTGATGTGTTCCGTATTGATTGTAACACTAGATTAATATCTGGATCATTTAAACTATATCCGAGAAATAGTACAGTGTGAGTTTGGAAAAGTGCCTTTAGTAAAGAATAAAACTCTGGGTACTTTTCTTGAGCTTCATAGTATTGTTTGGATGTAAATATTATTTCATCTGTATCATCAATTGACCCGTGCGCTTTAATAATCACATTTTCTGGAGATTTTATATTTGCAATAATTGATTTTGTTTTTTGATAATCATATATTACATAGTGCGGTTCGTTACAAAAATTATCATAAATTTTGTCGAAATTCGTTGTAATCACAATTTTGCTATCTATTGCCTTAATTGCTTTATGCACAGGAGACGGCTTAAATCTCCCTCTTGAGAATTTATCCTTTAAATACTTACTAAATGCTCCTGAATCACATAAATCATAAATTGCTTGTAATGCTAGCAGATAATTTTCTTGATCTATCATTCTATTAATAAAATCCAAATCTTCTGGTCTTGCATTATTAATAATCAAATTTTTTATGTTCTTCAGAAAATCTCCCCATGTTTCTGGAGATTTTCCTTCGTCATTTACAGCTGTAGCAGACACTCCTGAGCCCAAAAACAATATTGCCCTTCTATATGCTATTTCTTCTATCAAATTTTCTGGCCAAACTATCTTACTCATCTTTATCACCAATATTTGTTAAGAAGTTCACATCTTTATCACCAATATTTCTTAAGAAATTCAAAGCTATTTTATGAATAAACTCTGTATATTCAACAACACTACTAGTTTGATTACCTCTTATACCACTTTTATAGTCTAGATTAAAGATCGGCATATTTGAGGTCTGAGAAAGCGGCACTATACTATATACATAAGGTATATCACCTAACTTAATATCCTCTTCGTTTATATGGCTAGGGATAAACTTTCCTAAATATCTTAAAATTGTACCGTGCATGTCTTTAATCACTTTTTCATAGGCTTGTACAGGTCTGACTTTACCTTTAAATTTCCTTTTCGAATACTGTTGAATAGAATATCCGATAAATCTGGTATACTTTTTAACGTCTGTGTTTATTAAGTATTTTTCACTAAAAGCCTCTAAATCAAAGCCGGGATCACTCTTTTGTAAATTGTTTAATGCATCTGTGTATAACTCCATCCATCTAGTCATCCATGTACCAATATTTTCTATTCCTAATAAACTAAATATGTCAGATCCCATTGGTGTAAAAAAGTAGTCTGTATTAAGAAGAATACTTCTATTCAACGCCCCCAAAGAAGGTCCCACATCAATAAATACATAATCATACTCTGAAACCCAAGGTTTTAATTGATTTAACCAATTTAACTTTCTTAACTCTCCCTTATCCTGTCCAAGAGTACCATTCCAACTACGACTCATTAGATCGTCTATAATAGCAAGCTTAGGATGTCCAGGTATTAAATCAATTTTATAATGATTTTCTTCTTTTTTAACTGGAATACCGCAGTTTTCCAACCTAGGTTCGCCTTCATCCATATTTTC contains:
- a CDS encoding SIR2 family protein; this translates as MSKIVWPENLIEEIAYRRAILFLGSGVSATAVNDEGKSPETWGDFLKNIKNLIINNARPEDLDFINRMIDQENYLLALQAIYDLCDSGAFSKYLKDKFSRGRFKPSPVHKAIKAIDSKIVITTNFDKIYDNFCNEPHYVIYDYQKTKSIIANIKSPENVIIKAHGSIDDTDEIIFTSKQYYEAQEKYPEFYSLLKALFQTHTVLFLGYSLNDPDINLVLQSIRNTSSSAAPHYIVIKEGVSKHIIKHWEDTYNVRCLEYGPSHDNFQENIEELKNLVLGLREERKIP
- a CDS encoding ParA family protein, which produces MKVITFFNNKGGVGKTTTVVNLASYLSIKLNKKVLLIDLDPQSNSTQLIIPEDKWDEYYGEKPIHKTIFNYFENMDEGEPRLENCGIPVKKEENHYKIDLIPGHPKLAIIDDLMSRSWNGTLGQDKGELRKLNWLNQLKPWVSEYDYVFIDVGPSLGALNRSILLNTDYFFTPMGSDIFSLLGIENIGTWMTRWMELYTDALNNLQKSDPGFDLEAFSEKYLINTDVKKYTRFIGYSIQQYSKRKFKGKVRPVQAYEKVIKDMHGTILRYLGKFIPSHINEEDIKLGDIPYVYSIVPLSQTSNMPIFNLDYKSGIRGNQTSSVVEYTEFIHKIALNFLRNIGDKDVNFLTNIGDKDE